From a single Bacillus gobiensis genomic region:
- a CDS encoding SDR family NAD(P)-dependent oxidoreductase, with protein MTQINTKIAIVTGGSRGIGRSTVLSLANRGINSIFTYNSNQEEAEKVVSLVRESGRNAIALQLDTGHVSTFDSFVQSIGRALKELGAERFDYLVNNAGISHHNAFEKTTEEELDKLYEVHFKGVFFLTQKLLPLINDGGRIVNISTGLTRIAVPESGAYASMKGAVEVLTRYMAKELGPRGIAVNTVAPGAIATDFSGGMVRDNPELNKHIAEMTALGRVGQPEDVGQAIASLLSDENRWVNAQRIEISGGMSI; from the coding sequence GTGACACAGATCAACACAAAGATTGCCATTGTTACAGGCGGAAGTCGCGGCATTGGCCGAAGCACTGTACTTAGTCTTGCAAACCGCGGCATTAACTCGATTTTCACTTACAATTCTAATCAAGAAGAAGCTGAAAAAGTCGTCTCCCTAGTACGAGAATCGGGGCGCAATGCCATCGCCTTACAGTTAGATACCGGTCATGTCAGCACGTTTGACTCCTTTGTCCAAAGCATAGGTCGGGCGCTCAAAGAGCTGGGAGCTGAGCGATTCGATTACCTCGTGAACAATGCCGGTATCTCGCATCACAATGCATTTGAGAAGACGACCGAGGAAGAGTTGGATAAGCTTTACGAAGTTCACTTCAAGGGAGTGTTCTTTCTAACTCAGAAGTTGTTACCGCTTATCAATGATGGCGGCCGGATTGTGAACATCTCCACAGGTCTTACACGCATCGCTGTGCCGGAAAGCGGTGCCTACGCATCCATGAAAGGTGCGGTCGAGGTCCTGACCCGTTATATGGCGAAAGAATTAGGTCCGCGCGGAATCGCTGTCAACACTGTCGCCCCAGGAGCCATCGCGACTGATTTCAGCGGTGGCATGGTCCGCGATAATCCTGAGTTGAACAAGCATATTGCAGAGATGACGGCTCTTGGTCGTGTAGGTCAACCCGAAGACGTCGGTCAGGCGATCGCCTCGCTGCTTTCCGACGAGAATCGATGGGTCAATGCCCAGCGCATAGAGATATCTGGCGGAATGTCGATCTAA
- a CDS encoding TetR family transcriptional regulator: MRNAEATRERILEAAMKEFSSYGIAGARVDRIAKNAECNKNLIYIYFENKETLFTTVLQKHLTRVYEEIDFTPEDLPGYAARVFDFAMTHPDLMRLMAWYSLEQKVGSLTERASARDKKIKAITNAQSAGQVGTTFTPGFLLTAIMALATAWSATNPFGPSHDTDAAKMPSETRDAIAKAVSLIIKENRSEKKT, translated from the coding sequence TTGAGAAACGCTGAAGCAACAAGAGAACGGATTCTAGAGGCAGCTATGAAGGAATTCTCCTCCTATGGCATTGCGGGCGCGCGTGTTGATCGCATAGCTAAAAATGCTGAATGCAACAAGAACCTGATTTACATTTACTTTGAGAATAAAGAGACGCTTTTTACAACTGTTCTCCAAAAACACCTAACACGCGTCTATGAAGAAATTGACTTTACACCTGAGGATCTTCCTGGTTATGCGGCAAGAGTATTCGATTTTGCTATGACACATCCCGATCTAATGCGGCTAATGGCATGGTACAGTTTGGAACAGAAGGTAGGCAGCTTAACTGAGAGAGCCTCTGCCCGTGACAAGAAAATTAAAGCGATAACGAATGCGCAAAGCGCCGGACAGGTAGGAACGACATTTACTCCTGGTTTTCTCTTGACTGCCATCATGGCCTTAGCTACCGCATGGTCTGCAACAAATCCTTTTGGTCCATCGCACGATACAGATGCCGCAAAAATGCCAAGTGAGACAAGAGATGCAATTGCTAAGGCTGTTAGTCTGATTATTAAAGAAAATCGCTCAGAAAAGAAAACATGA